One genomic region from Clarias gariepinus isolate MV-2021 ecotype Netherlands chromosome 20, CGAR_prim_01v2, whole genome shotgun sequence encodes:
- the LOC128508824 gene encoding uncharacterized protein LOC128508824, which yields MAKFHNNGFSSSPFALQLNTNMGERLKINLVLTSIILLNHVCWTQVGEGFVNHYTSTYVQLCYDACSMHDNDYYWCSTRKGWDYCSVWENTDYRGNKCRDDHPCEKHGRDYYWCHNKAGGWGYCGKVEPKNLLYISSTYQSVCKDECLYDEEHLYYWCYTDKGWDYCSPTVDGTFQNVPCNVDHPCDTHGEAYTWCRTHSGWNYCGLIQSAGYNVTRRQKRQPNNLELICTYSDRHNNRETRIYAEPNPRDIADGTPWRNEIGNIISRWNNGYLGDQARSELITSDHLRIDLQGLVNRNNLNRNNQNRNTLRYYNLQIQVNVRRQPGSSTTVAQVLIPQNEDVPDRYVRRAFKESVDHRARVFVDVIHGISPVIKPEQNCG from the coding sequence ATGGCTAAATTCCACAACAACGGtttctcttcttctccttttgCTCTGCAGTTAAACACCAACATGGGAGAAAGACTAAAAATCAACCTAGTCCTTACGTCAATCATTCTCCTCAATCACGTCTGCTGGACACAAGTAGGGGAAGGATTTGTAAACCATTACACGTCCACGTACGTGCAGCTGTGTTATGACGCCTGCAGTATGCATGACAATGACTACTACTGGTGCAGCACTAGAAAGGGCTGGGATTACTGCTCAGTATGGGAGAACACAGATTATAGAGGCAACAAATGTAGAGACGACCATCCCTGTGAGAAACACGGCAGAGATTACTACTGGTGCCACAACAAAGCTGGCGGTTGGGGTTACTGTGGAAAAGTGGAGCCCAAAAACCTGCTATATATAAGTTCGACTTATCAGAGTGTGTGCAAGGATGAGTGTTTGTATGATGAGGAGCATTTGTATTACTGGTGCTACACAGATAAAGGGTGGGACTACTGCTCTCCGACAGTAGATGGCACATTCCAGAATGTGCCGTGCAATGTTGATCACCCCTGTGACACCCATGGTGAAGCCTACACCTGGTGCAGGACACACTCAGGCTGGAACTACTGTGGTCTTATACAGAGTGCAGGCTACAATGTCACCAGACGTCAGAAAAGACAACCTAACAATTTAGAGTTAATTTGTACTTACTCAGACAGGCATAATAACAGAGAGACCAGGATCTACGCCGAACCAAACCCTAGAGATATTGCAGACGGAACCCCCTGGAGAAACGAGATAGGTAACATAATTTCACGCTGGAACAACGGTTATTTAGGTGACCAGGCCAGGTCAGAGCTTATCACCTCAGACCACCTTCGCATTGACCTACAGGGGTTGGTGAATAGAAATAATCTgaatagaaataatcagaataGAAATACTCTGCGTTACTATAATCTCCAAATTCAGGTGAATGTACGACGCCAACCTGGAAGCAGCACCACAGTGGCGCAGGTGCTCATACCACAGAACGAAGACGTTCCAGACAGATATGTCCGTAGGGCCTTTAAAGAGAGCGTCGATCATCGTGCCAGGGTTTTTGTGGATGTTATCCACGGCATCTCTCCTGTTATTAAGCCTGAACAAAACTGTGGCTAA